A stretch of Aerococcus urinaehominis DNA encodes these proteins:
- a CDS encoding metallophosphoesterase codes for MKKRLLASTSAAILLAFMTNQVQAAEPVTDATKDQTTDQGAAPTNDLVTETEPVNETANDQVALASQAHQDLGKIPMRIQKGNRYEAQAEVTNASDQDAQITFGVGHAGNPNHLIWQVEAQVPARTSQVVTGVGVPNDSSNDTHLFLFNQSNQDLKINPATGLIAEKPYTAEEIAAKEAALYAQLPKPSQDLRVLPYIQSPTANSVVLNWISEFDQPGQVDLYLGQDLVASQTSSVQYLDLAEYTPKEIEETISFKPGNGKTLTLPQGSWLNSNSNYKNTVNFTGLKADTQYSYQVTVGDTVYRNHFKTFPTSEDWSHLRLIAFSDTETEPKGALENREWELHTVTPYVAGSEERPGEGSAYHQKFGNQNRNGGFLVRYPLSQQTALNENLKHIEAASPDALLIAGDLTQGAGYQPAWDEFFRHFAGEFTDIASGTPILPALGNWETYAAINGGYGTPDDPTPAVISRNKYHDYFTTPGDINNPQYKDSYYRTDIGPVTILTLDSTKGIPDEKVGAYTTGKSYSGDDKILQPDTWVAGQDPYMTTDTQGSFTLADYNKGYQSLYPNSPAGETDMPTFNPGTAQWNWVVDQLNDARSKGQIILVKFHHAPYSSGVHGTPPNHTHPDNQSGVAMRVFSPLFEAYGVAAVIAGHDEMFERSWIDSDQNGLGFQVFDVGVAADGLRGEKMVKDENGNYVPLKYNSHTAWSATANEPELWQTNENGVKHLIDGGLHYGHLQMDLVKTDYGSKLIFQPVYIFPVLDDNYDLVRTERRVYNDVTVMHFDHEGRQILAESLPQPGGQDPQAGQNQSHTPGQSDQLVGSQEDTTKPTVDQSTPSGSESTPSDKTDKDQNNPQQPGSDQIAGDSAQADQTGQLADPVLSQPGQEQAVNPGQVADQQPVADQANGQTQDPASAGGRTASQQATKPAVTSSQAKASQAASTAKQVAASGQAALPVTGSVAGLGATSLSLVLLAAGSCLVMRKKQD; via the coding sequence ATGAAAAAACGCCTTTTAGCTTCTACTTCGGCTGCGATTTTATTAGCCTTTATGACTAATCAAGTCCAAGCGGCTGAGCCCGTAACTGACGCGACCAAGGACCAGACGACTGATCAAGGGGCCGCCCCAACTAATGATTTAGTGACGGAAACTGAGCCAGTTAATGAAACAGCAAATGACCAAGTGGCTCTAGCTAGCCAGGCCCATCAAGACTTGGGCAAGATTCCGATGCGAATCCAAAAGGGTAACCGCTACGAGGCCCAAGCGGAGGTTACTAATGCCAGTGACCAAGACGCCCAGATCACTTTTGGGGTTGGCCATGCTGGTAATCCTAACCATTTAATCTGGCAGGTAGAGGCCCAAGTGCCCGCCAGGACTAGTCAGGTCGTGACTGGCGTTGGTGTGCCTAATGATTCTTCTAATGACACCCATCTTTTCTTATTTAACCAGTCTAATCAGGACTTGAAGATTAATCCAGCCACTGGCTTAATTGCTGAGAAACCTTACACAGCGGAAGAAATCGCGGCCAAGGAAGCGGCCTTGTATGCCCAGCTACCAAAGCCGAGCCAGGACCTACGAGTCTTACCTTATATCCAGTCACCAACGGCCAACAGCGTGGTCCTCAACTGGATTTCTGAATTTGACCAACCTGGCCAGGTTGACCTGTATTTAGGTCAAGACCTAGTGGCTTCCCAAACTTCCAGCGTACAATACTTGGACCTGGCGGAATATACGCCTAAGGAAATTGAAGAAACTATTTCTTTCAAGCCAGGTAATGGCAAGACTTTGACCTTACCACAAGGTTCTTGGTTAAATTCCAATTCAAATTATAAAAATACCGTTAACTTCACAGGTCTAAAGGCCGATACCCAGTATAGCTACCAGGTAACTGTGGGTGATACGGTATACCGCAACCACTTTAAGACCTTCCCAACCAGTGAAGACTGGAGCCACCTGCGCTTGATTGCTTTTTCGGATACTGAAACCGAGCCTAAAGGTGCCCTAGAAAACCGGGAATGGGAACTTCATACTGTGACGCCTTATGTGGCAGGGTCAGAAGAGCGACCAGGTGAAGGCTCAGCCTACCACCAAAAATTTGGTAATCAAAACCGTAATGGTGGTTTCCTCGTGCGTTATCCACTATCTCAACAAACGGCCCTAAATGAAAACCTGAAACATATTGAAGCGGCTAGCCCGGATGCCCTATTAATTGCTGGTGACCTGACCCAGGGTGCCGGCTATCAGCCTGCCTGGGATGAGTTCTTCCGTCATTTTGCGGGTGAATTTACCGACATTGCTTCAGGCACACCGATTCTACCTGCCTTGGGTAACTGGGAGACCTATGCAGCTATCAATGGTGGTTACGGTACACCAGACGATCCAACGCCAGCGGTTATTTCCCGTAACAAGTACCATGACTATTTCACAACGCCGGGAGACATAAACAATCCCCAATACAAGGATTCTTACTACCGGACAGACATTGGTCCCGTGACCATTTTAACCCTAGATTCAACTAAGGGAATTCCTGACGAAAAAGTCGGTGCCTACACCACTGGCAAAAGCTATAGTGGTGACGACAAAATCTTACAGCCAGACACTTGGGTGGCTGGTCAAGATCCTTATATGACAACTGATACCCAGGGGAGCTTTACTCTAGCCGACTACAACAAGGGTTACCAGTCTTTATATCCTAACAGTCCTGCTGGAGAAACGGATATGCCGACCTTTAACCCAGGTACAGCCCAGTGGAACTGGGTAGTGGACCAATTAAATGATGCCCGCAGTAAGGGTCAGATTATCCTGGTTAAATTCCACCATGCCCCATATTCTTCTGGTGTTCATGGGACGCCGCCAAACCATACCCATCCGGACAACCAGTCTGGTGTGGCGATGCGGGTATTCTCACCCCTGTTTGAAGCTTACGGGGTTGCGGCTGTAATTGCCGGTCATGATGAAATGTTTGAACGCAGCTGGATTGATAGCGACCAAAACGGCCTTGGCTTCCAAGTCTTTGACGTGGGTGTCGCAGCGGACGGCCTGCGGGGTGAAAAGATGGTTAAGGATGAAAATGGCAACTATGTGCCCCTCAAATACAACAGCCATACCGCTTGGTCAGCCACTGCTAATGAGCCTGAATTATGGCAGACTAATGAAAATGGTGTGAAACATTTGATTGACGGTGGTCTCCACTATGGTCATTTGCAGATGGATTTAGTCAAGACGGATTACGGTTCTAAATTGATTTTCCAACCAGTCTATATCTTCCCAGTTCTAGATGATAATTACGACTTGGTTAGGACCGAACGCCGGGTCTACAATGATGTCACCGTCATGCATTTTGACCATGAAGGCCGGCAAATTTTAGCAGAATCCTTGCCGCAACCAGGCGGTCAAGATCCGCAAGCCGGTCAAAATCAGTCGCATACACCGGGTCAAAGCGATCAACTAGTCGGTAGTCAAGAAGATACTACAAAACCGACAGTTGACCAATCAACTCCTAGTGGGTCTGAATCAACACCAAGCGATAAGACCGATAAGGATCAAAATAATCCCCAGCAACCAGGTTCTGATCAAATTGCTGGCGATTCAGCCCAGGCTGACCAAACCGGTCAACTAGCAGATCCTGTACTTAGTCAACCTGGTCAAGAGCAAGCTGTTAACCCAGGCCAAGTTGCCGATCAGCAACCAGTAGCTGACCAAGCTAACGGTCAGACCCAAGACCCAGCGTCAGCTGGTGGCAGGACGGCTAGCCAACAAGCGACCAAGCCTGCAGTGACATCGAGCCAGGCTAAAGCTAGCCAAGCAGCGAGCACAGCCAAGCAAGTCGCTGCCAGTGGTCAAGCGGCCTTACCAGTAACTGGTTCAGTTGCTGGCCTAGGGGCAACCAGCCTCAGCCTCGTGCTTCTAGCAGCCGGTTCTTGCCTAGTAATGAGAAAAAAACAAGATTAA
- a CDS encoding urease accessory protein UreF, with protein MSNALLLLQMSDSNFPIGSFSHSFGFETYMMAGKINNADEFAKWLDTYLYDQVVLSDGYAVARVVEALDNHDLASVCAYNEQLNALLSPKEVRDANLRMGRQFLKLAKQLHNDETLDAYQNLIKEKRISPHQAIVYTLLAHNIGVDQKTTIETYLMNMLISIVQNAVRGIPIGQVAGQRLIFSYQDLISKWSLELIENVNVPFGVASPGLEIAQMQHEFLRARNFMS; from the coding sequence ATGTCTAATGCATTATTATTACTCCAAATGAGTGACTCAAATTTTCCAATTGGGTCTTTTAGTCACTCATTTGGATTTGAAACGTATATGATGGCAGGTAAGATTAATAACGCAGATGAATTTGCCAAATGGTTGGATACTTATTTATATGATCAAGTTGTGTTAAGTGATGGTTATGCTGTGGCCCGCGTAGTTGAAGCCTTAGACAATCATGATTTAGCATCTGTATGTGCGTACAATGAACAATTAAATGCTTTACTATCGCCAAAAGAAGTCCGAGATGCTAATTTACGCATGGGCAGGCAATTCTTAAAGCTAGCTAAACAACTACATAATGATGAGACGCTAGACGCTTATCAAAATCTTATTAAAGAAAAGCGAATATCACCGCATCAAGCTATTGTATATACTTTGCTAGCGCATAACATTGGTGTTGATCAGAAGACGACGATTGAGACCTATTTAATGAATATGCTTATTTCGATTGTACAAAATGCTGTTCGGGGTATTCCAATCGGACAAGTTGCAGGGCAACGCTTAATCTTCTCTTATCAAGATTTGATTTCTAAGTGGTCATTAGAATTGATTGAAAATGTAAATGTACCTTTTGGTGTAGCAAGCCCTGGGTTAGAAATTGCTCAGATGCAGCATGAATTTTTACGAGCAAGAAACTTTATGTCGTAA
- a CDS encoding urease subunit gamma — translation MKLTSRERDKLLIVVAAEVARRRRAKGIKLNYPETIALITDEVMEGAREGKTVSELMSYGATILSEDDVMEGIGSMIPDIQVECTFPDGTKLVTVHHPIR, via the coding sequence GTGAAGCTTACAAGTAGAGAACGCGACAAATTACTTATTGTAGTAGCAGCTGAAGTTGCTCGTAGAAGAAGAGCTAAGGGAATTAAATTAAATTATCCTGAAACAATCGCATTGATTACTGACGAAGTAATGGAAGGCGCTAGGGAGGGTAAAACTGTGTCCGAACTAATGTCTTATGGCGCAACTATTTTATCTGAAGACGATGTCATGGAAGGTATTGGATCGATGATTCCGGATATTCAAGTAGAATGTACTTTCCCTGATGGTACTAAGTTGGTAACAGTTCATCATCCAATAAGATAA
- the ureG gene encoding urease accessory protein UreG, with product MDAIRIGVGGPVGAGKTFLIEQLVKELKNDISIAVVTNDIYTKEDANYLINTGVLEANRIVGVETGGCPHTAIREDPSMNEAAIEDLEAAFPDVELIFVESGGDNLAATFSPELVDLSIYIIDVAQGEKIPRKGGQGMIKSDLFIINKIDLAPHVHADLSIMESDAKKYRGDKPTIFTNLQDHTGLEQVIDWVRKHAVIGDKNGD from the coding sequence ATGGATGCAATTCGTATTGGAGTAGGAGGACCAGTTGGTGCAGGAAAAACCTTTTTGATTGAACAACTGGTCAAAGAATTAAAAAATGATATTAGTATAGCTGTCGTTACTAATGATATATACACTAAAGAAGATGCTAATTATCTAATTAATACTGGTGTTTTAGAGGCGAATCGTATTGTTGGGGTTGAGACTGGTGGCTGTCCTCATACAGCAATACGTGAAGATCCTTCAATGAATGAAGCAGCCATTGAAGACTTAGAAGCAGCCTTTCCAGATGTCGAACTGATTTTTGTAGAGAGTGGTGGTGACAACTTAGCCGCTACTTTTAGCCCAGAATTAGTTGATTTAAGTATTTATATCATTGACGTTGCTCAAGGTGAAAAAATCCCACGTAAGGGTGGTCAAGGTATGATTAAATCTGATTTATTCATTATTAATAAAATTGATTTAGCGCCACATGTTCATGCTGACTTATCGATTATGGAGAGTGATGCTAAGAAATATCGTGGGGATAAGCCGACTATCTTTACAAATCTGCAAGATCATACTGGTTTAGAACAAGTAATTGATTGGGTGCGTAAGCATGCTGTGATTGGGGACAAAAATGGGGACTAA
- the ureC gene encoding urease subunit alpha, with protein MSREISRKQYVDLYGPTTGDKVRLGDTDIIIEVEKDYTNYGDELVFGGGKVAREGMGMDSRILRSDQVPDVVITNALILDYTGIIKADVAIRDGKIQKIGKAGNPGTMDKVDIVCGNATEIIAGEGRILTAGGIDTHVHFISPEQADVALESGVTTLFGGGTGPAAGTKATTCTPGAWNIERMLQAVDGLPINVGLLGKGNGAVTAPLAEQIEAGAAGLKVHEDWGATFAAIDNSLKVADEYDIQVAIHTDTLNETGFVERTAEAIGDRVIHTFHTEGAGGGHAPDIIKLASLPNVLPASTNPTMPYTTNTLDEHLDMLMVCHHLNPDIPEDVAFADSRIRKETIAAEDILQDMGIFSIMSSDSQAMGRVGEVITRTWQAASKMKMQRGPLPEETGDNDNFRAKRYISKYTINPALAQGIADYVGSVEEGKFADLVLWEPAFFGAKPELVIKSGMVAVSEMGDSNGSIPTPQPVTYRHMYGAYGEALAKSSFTFVSEAAQHNKIKDKYNLRKETLPVHGIRNLTKKDMKFNDATPRLDVDPQTYEVKVDGNPVTCEPVDVLPLAQRYFLF; from the coding sequence ATGAGTAGAGAAATTTCTAGAAAACAGTATGTTGATCTCTACGGACCAACAACTGGCGATAAGGTACGCTTAGGTGATACAGATATCATTATTGAAGTAGAGAAAGACTACACTAACTATGGCGATGAGTTAGTCTTTGGTGGAGGCAAGGTCGCCCGTGAAGGTATGGGGATGGATTCTCGTATTTTACGTTCAGACCAGGTACCTGATGTTGTGATTACTAATGCTTTAATCCTTGATTATACTGGTATTATTAAGGCTGATGTAGCCATTCGAGATGGAAAAATCCAAAAAATTGGTAAAGCTGGAAACCCGGGCACAATGGATAAAGTCGACATTGTTTGTGGGAATGCTACAGAAATTATCGCTGGTGAAGGACGAATTCTAACCGCAGGCGGTATTGATACTCATGTCCATTTTATCTCACCGGAACAAGCTGATGTCGCTCTTGAAAGTGGTGTAACTACTCTATTTGGTGGTGGGACTGGTCCAGCAGCTGGCACCAAAGCAACCACATGTACACCAGGTGCTTGGAATATTGAACGTATGTTACAAGCTGTTGATGGATTACCTATTAATGTTGGTTTACTTGGAAAAGGTAATGGTGCGGTAACAGCCCCACTAGCTGAACAGATTGAGGCAGGTGCAGCTGGTCTGAAAGTCCATGAAGACTGGGGAGCAACCTTTGCTGCTATTGATAATTCGCTAAAAGTTGCAGATGAGTATGATATTCAAGTAGCGATTCATACGGATACACTAAATGAAACAGGATTTGTAGAACGGACCGCTGAAGCTATCGGTGATCGTGTCATTCACACCTTCCATACTGAGGGTGCTGGGGGTGGTCATGCGCCAGATATTATTAAATTAGCTAGCTTACCAAACGTTTTACCGGCATCAACTAACCCAACAATGCCATATACAACGAATACACTAGATGAGCACTTAGATATGTTAATGGTATGCCACCATTTAAATCCAGATATTCCAGAAGATGTCGCTTTTGCGGATTCTCGTATCCGTAAAGAAACGATTGCAGCCGAAGATATTCTTCAAGATATGGGTATCTTTAGTATTATGAGTTCTGACTCTCAAGCAATGGGTCGTGTCGGTGAAGTTATTACCCGTACTTGGCAAGCAGCAAGTAAAATGAAAATGCAAAGGGGACCGTTACCAGAAGAAACTGGTGATAATGATAACTTCCGTGCTAAACGGTATATTTCAAAATACACTATTAATCCAGCATTGGCTCAAGGCATTGCGGACTATGTTGGCTCAGTTGAAGAAGGTAAATTTGCTGATCTCGTTTTATGGGAACCAGCTTTCTTTGGTGCCAAACCAGAATTAGTGATTAAAAGTGGTATGGTTGCAGTTTCAGAAATGGGAGATTCAAATGGTTCAATTCCTACGCCACAACCAGTTACTTATCGCCATATGTATGGCGCATACGGTGAGGCTTTAGCTAAATCTTCCTTTACCTTTGTTTCTGAGGCAGCGCAACATAATAAAATTAAAGATAAATATAATTTAAGGAAAGAGACATTACCTGTCCACGGCATTCGTAATCTAACTAAAAAAGATATGAAATTTAATGATGCAACCCCAAGACTCGATGTTGATCCGCAAACCTATGAGGTCAAAGTAGACGGTAACCCTGTTACCTGTGAACCGGTTGATGTCTTACCGTTAGCTCAACGCTACTTCTTATTCTAA
- a CDS encoding urease accessory protein UreE encodes MLITEIQGNLRDKSGSDHKHQELVYVENENLARRLHHLTTDHGNEITVKLSRGDHLHVDDILFEDDNNRIVVKVLEEDCIVIRPTSIHDMGIIAHNLGNRHLPAQFMDDAMLVQYDYLVAELLDKEGIPFTREKINLPEPFRHVDHRHV; translated from the coding sequence ATGTTAATTACTGAAATCCAAGGGAACTTAAGAGATAAATCTGGTTCTGATCATAAACATCAAGAATTAGTTTATGTTGAAAACGAGAACCTAGCTAGACGTTTACATCATTTAACGACTGATCACGGCAATGAGATAACTGTTAAGCTATCTCGTGGTGACCATCTCCATGTAGATGATATCTTATTCGAGGATGATAATAATCGAATCGTTGTTAAAGTACTTGAAGAAGACTGCATTGTGATTAGACCTACTAGTATTCATGATATGGGTATCATTGCTCACAATTTAGGAAATCGTCATCTACCAGCTCAATTTATGGATGATGCGATGCTTGTTCAATATGACTACCTTGTAGCGGAGCTATTAGATAAAGAGGGTATTCCATTTACAAGGGAAAAAATTAATCTACCTGAACCATTTAGACACGTGGATCATCGCCATGTCTAA
- a CDS encoding urea transporter has translation MHRSYKANQYFDFFNNYSQVLLIENWLTGALVFLAILISSPLSAFLSLVAVLTSLLVALKWSSIPSSDISAGLLGYSSVLTAIFISQHYDFWLGIILSMGVGILNVVISYYFGNYFGKKNLPILTLPFILMTWLLVLWSQHSGVDHWTNQTLTSSINYFSLSNFFIGGIKAFGEIFLLDHITASLLILIGILIDQKMRTVKMILSLILSLLVAYIVGADANSLTLGLYSYNTILVVLSLEQLDMLRSGWTWIILTPLATVCLDFMLGYILSLVNLPLLTIPFVIACYLFIFFQKKISKE, from the coding sequence ATGCATAGATCTTATAAAGCTAATCAATATTTTGACTTTTTCAATAACTATAGTCAGGTACTATTAATTGAGAATTGGCTTACGGGAGCGCTAGTTTTTCTAGCTATCCTTATCAGTTCTCCCTTATCTGCCTTTCTTAGTTTGGTAGCAGTATTAACTAGTCTATTAGTGGCGCTCAAGTGGTCTAGTATTCCTTCATCAGATATTAGTGCAGGTCTATTAGGTTATTCCTCTGTACTGACTGCTATCTTTATTAGTCAACACTACGATTTTTGGCTAGGTATCATATTATCTATGGGTGTAGGAATTTTGAACGTAGTAATTTCTTACTATTTTGGAAATTATTTTGGCAAGAAAAATTTACCAATCTTAACGCTACCCTTTATATTGATGACATGGCTATTAGTTTTATGGTCTCAGCATAGTGGTGTAGACCATTGGACTAACCAAACACTTACAAGTAGTATTAACTATTTCAGTCTTTCCAACTTCTTCATTGGTGGCATAAAAGCTTTTGGAGAAATATTTTTACTGGATCATATTACTGCTAGTTTATTAATTTTAATTGGTATATTAATTGATCAAAAAATGCGCACAGTGAAAATGATTCTATCTCTTATATTAAGTCTTTTAGTGGCCTATATAGTAGGAGCTGATGCCAATAGTCTGACTTTGGGTTTGTATAGCTACAATACTATCTTAGTAGTGCTATCTTTAGAACAATTAGACATGTTGCGGTCAGGTTGGACTTGGATAATATTGACACCCCTGGCTACTGTTTGTTTGGATTTTATGTTGGGCTATATTTTGAGTCTAGTTAATCTACCGCTTTTAACAATACCATTTGTAATCGCTTGTTATCTTTTCATATTTTTTCAGAAAAAGATAAGTAAAGAATAG
- a CDS encoding urease accessory protein UreD translates to MGTKGILKVSVKQKGDRTVPDYTFSQGPLRVVRPHYLDNQGTLTYFMLNPGGGYLDGDEYQIEALAKRGTRFNLTTQSATKVYKTPSQPVYQKTLLRAEENSLLININDPIIVYKDGSYIQEQEVHLHAGASFMNSEIITPGWDPEQKGFSYQLIDLKSKIYVDSQLISMDRLYLSPGQMQVGSFGRLEGHSKLATISLIAPPYDTERISLLHDYLQRKFPNLYFGISLLPINGYTIRALANQTQDLEALVRTCYFDLLQEEDPGAHIPLFRKY, encoded by the coding sequence ATGGGGACTAAGGGAATCCTTAAGGTTAGTGTTAAGCAAAAAGGAGACCGAACGGTTCCTGACTATACTTTTTCTCAAGGTCCATTACGTGTTGTTAGGCCCCACTACCTTGATAACCAAGGGACACTTACTTATTTTATGCTTAATCCAGGTGGTGGGTATTTAGATGGAGATGAATATCAGATTGAGGCCTTAGCAAAAAGAGGGACGCGATTCAATTTAACAACCCAATCAGCCACTAAAGTTTACAAAACGCCAAGTCAACCTGTTTATCAAAAAACCCTTCTTCGTGCTGAAGAAAATAGTTTATTAATTAATATTAATGATCCGATTATTGTTTATAAAGATGGTTCATACATTCAGGAACAAGAAGTTCATTTACATGCTGGTGCCTCATTTATGAATTCGGAAATTATTACGCCTGGATGGGATCCTGAGCAGAAGGGGTTTAGTTATCAGCTTATTGATTTAAAATCAAAAATTTATGTAGATAGCCAACTTATCAGTATGGATAGACTCTATTTATCACCTGGTCAAATGCAGGTGGGGAGCTTTGGACGACTGGAGGGACATAGTAAATTAGCTACTATTAGCCTAATAGCGCCGCCTTATGATACAGAACGTATTAGTCTTCTTCACGATTACCTGCAAAGAAAATTTCCTAATCTTTATTTTGGTATATCATTACTTCCTATTAATGGATATACCATTCGTGCTTTAGCTAACCAAACTCAAGATTTAGAAGCTTTAGTACGCACATGTTATTTTGACTTATTGCAAGAAGAAGATCCTGGTGCTCATATTCCTCTATTTAGAAAGTATTAG
- a CDS encoding ABC transporter ATP-binding protein encodes MLLADEPTSALDPTSCQQVIELLKQLSNDMSQLIITHDLFFAQKIADRIIVLDKAMLSTADTDIFFNQQKNTIGQSMTNHASEFKATASVDVPETEIILKISELNKSYNNRKIIDNLSLNIHYGEVIGLIGESGCGKSTLVKCVMGLAHHVTGNIYFEGQNLNALSSGERRQYASSMQMIFQNARGVLNPKKRIIDIVCEGLNYQKKYRKSERNHYAKKYLKLVGLAQKHWLKKPPQLSTGQCQRVALARALAVEPKFLICDEATSALDLKEAVKLLNILKKLSEEEQLTVLLVSHDYYLLNNYCHRVVQLNEGTIKEVR; translated from the coding sequence ATGCTACTAGCTGATGAACCAACTTCTGCTTTAGACCCAACTAGCTGTCAACAAGTTATTGAATTGTTGAAGCAGTTATCAAATGATATGAGCCAGCTGATTATTACTCATGATTTATTTTTTGCCCAGAAAATCGCTGACCGGATAATTGTTCTTGACAAAGCTATGCTGTCAACAGCGGACACAGATATATTTTTTAATCAGCAAAAAAATACTATAGGTCAATCAATGACAAATCATGCTAGTGAATTTAAGGCGACAGCATCAGTAGATGTTCCTGAAACTGAAATTATATTGAAAATATCAGAGCTAAATAAGTCCTATAATAATCGAAAAATTATAGATAATCTATCATTAAATATACACTATGGAGAAGTTATAGGATTAATAGGTGAATCTGGTTGTGGCAAATCAACTCTAGTTAAGTGTGTCATGGGCCTAGCTCATCATGTTACGGGGAATATTTACTTTGAAGGGCAGAATTTAAATGCTTTGTCATCTGGTGAACGCCGCCAATACGCTAGTAGTATGCAGATGATATTTCAAAATGCACGTGGTGTATTAAATCCAAAAAAACGCATCATTGATATAGTCTGTGAAGGTTTAAATTATCAAAAAAAATATCGAAAGTCTGAACGTAATCATTATGCTAAAAAATATCTTAAGCTAGTTGGTTTAGCGCAAAAACATTGGCTAAAAAAACCGCCTCAATTAAGTACTGGTCAATGCCAAAGAGTTGCTTTGGCGCGGGCGTTAGCAGTTGAGCCGAAGTTCCTTATTTGTGATGAAGCAACCTCCGCACTTGATTTAAAAGAAGCCGTGAAACTACTAAATATATTAAAAAAATTATCGGAAGAAGAACAATTAACTGTTTTATTAGTAAGCCATGATTATTACCTCCTAAACAATTATTGTCATCGTGTTGTTCAATTGAACGAAGGCACGATAAAGGAGGTGAGATAG
- a CDS encoding urease subunit beta — MIPGEYFYSDTPITLNEGCQTKTIKVINTGDRPVQVGSHYHFFEINRDMKFDRQAAFGYRLNVPAGTAVRFEPQDEKEIELVEIRGNREVYGLNNKTNGKLDMIELGAYDE; from the coding sequence ATGATTCCAGGAGAATATTTTTATAGTGATACACCGATAACTTTGAATGAGGGGTGTCAAACCAAAACCATTAAAGTAATTAACACTGGTGATCGTCCTGTCCAAGTAGGATCACACTATCACTTTTTTGAAATTAATAGAGATATGAAATTCGATCGTCAAGCTGCCTTTGGCTATCGTTTAAATGTGCCTGCTGGTACAGCGGTACGTTTTGAACCACAGGATGAAAAAGAGATCGAATTAGTTGAAATTCGAGGTAACCGTGAAGTATATGGCCTAAACAATAAGACCAACGGTAAGCTAGATATGATAGAATTGGGGGCCTATGATGAGTAG
- a CDS encoding ATP-binding cassette domain-containing protein — MTEPIIEVKNLTISYMSNQSKVTVFKNINFQVYAGERVVLLGPSGEGKSTLINFLMGVLPDNMMIESGSYYFLNEAVYESGKYQPIIKTMRGREIGLIMQDAMLTLNPNRKVIDIFREVARQHVICSESQIEKKLSVYYHF; from the coding sequence ATGACTGAACCAATTATAGAAGTAAAGAACTTGACAATTTCCTATATGTCTAATCAAAGCAAAGTTACTGTCTTTAAAAATATTAATTTCCAGGTTTATGCTGGGGAGCGAGTAGTCCTTCTCGGGCCTTCAGGAGAAGGTAAATCGACCTTAATAAATTTTTTGATGGGCGTTTTACCTGACAACATGATGATTGAAAGCGGCAGTTATTACTTTTTAAATGAAGCTGTATACGAATCAGGTAAGTATCAACCTATTATAAAGACGATGCGTGGTCGGGAAATCGGTCTAATTATGCAAGATGCAATGCTAACTCTAAATCCTAATCGAAAAGTAATAGATATTTTTAGGGAAGTAGCTAGGCAGCATGTTATATGTTCCGAATCACAGATTGAAAAAAAGTTAAGCGTTTATTATCATTTTTAA